One genomic window of Pantanalinema sp. includes the following:
- a CDS encoding DUF5069 domain-containing protein codes for MPQALDLTKEFPRSPYTELDGYMWLPRLIDKARAGFAGTRGEYTAYPCGADKRFIAAYGLDADALGEVIKSGASDEEIVAWVKANQKAVTAEEVAAFRKHQLAPITDPEMLAYFTPMRDAAAPGRPEIDNWSKLIAVEENHAIPASV; via the coding sequence GTGCCTCAAGCCCTGGACCTCACCAAGGAATTCCCCCGCAGCCCCTACACCGAGCTCGACGGCTACATGTGGCTGCCCCGGCTGATCGACAAGGCCCGCGCCGGCTTCGCCGGCACCCGCGGCGAGTACACCGCCTACCCCTGCGGCGCGGACAAGCGCTTCATCGCGGCCTACGGCCTCGATGCCGACGCCCTCGGCGAGGTGATCAAGTCGGGAGCCTCCGACGAAGAGATCGTCGCCTGGGTCAAGGCCAACCAGAAGGCCGTGACCGCCGAGGAAGTGGCAGCCTTCCGCAAGCACCAGCTCGCCCCCATCACCGACCCCGAGATGCTCGCCTACTTCACCCCCATGCGCGACGCGGCGGCCCCCGGGCGCCCTGAGATCGACAACTGGTCCAAGCTGATCGCCGTCGAGGAGAACCACGCGATCCCCGCCTCGGTCTAG
- a CDS encoding acyl-CoA carboxylase subunit beta, which translates to MNPATPMQHDEKTLHDAIATIKKGGAPKYHDANAAKGKLFVRDRLKLLFDEGFELEDAMFANFLAGDLPADGVYTGIGKVNGRTVCVMANDSTIKAGSWGYRTVEKIIRIQETAMKLQVPMLYLDDSAGARITDQVEMFPGRRGAGKIFYNEVKMSGQVPQICLLFGPAAAGGAYIPAFCDITIMVDKNASMYLGSPRMAEMVIGEKVSLEEMGGARMHCSVSGCGDVLVTTEEEAILALKRYLEFFPQNFTGKAPVIPAIEPKPGKDIEAIIPANQNQPFNTFDLIDRVVDEGSLFEIKKLFAPELITVLARIGGRAVGILANQSRVKGGVLFTDTADKAARFIWLCDAFNIPLLFLSDVPGFMIGSKVEREGIIRHGAKMISAVSDATVPKVSVIIRKAYGAGLYAMSGPAFEPDVCLALPSAMIAVMGPEAAINAVYANKIAELPEEDRAAFVAEKREEYQRDIDIYRLASEMVIDGIVEPNLLRDELIKRFAAYESKAIPPTPKRRSVLPV; encoded by the coding sequence ATGAACCCCGCGACCCCCATGCAACACGACGAGAAGACGCTGCACGACGCGATCGCAACGATCAAGAAGGGCGGCGCCCCCAAGTACCACGACGCCAACGCCGCCAAGGGCAAGCTCTTCGTGCGCGATCGCCTCAAGCTCCTCTTCGACGAGGGCTTCGAGCTCGAGGACGCCATGTTCGCGAACTTCCTGGCCGGTGATCTGCCCGCCGACGGCGTCTACACCGGCATCGGCAAGGTAAACGGCCGCACCGTCTGCGTCATGGCCAACGACTCGACCATCAAGGCCGGCTCGTGGGGCTACCGCACCGTCGAGAAGATCATCCGCATCCAGGAGACGGCCATGAAGCTCCAGGTGCCGATGCTGTACCTGGACGACTCGGCCGGCGCGCGCATCACCGACCAGGTCGAGATGTTCCCCGGTCGCCGGGGCGCGGGCAAGATCTTCTACAACGAGGTCAAGATGAGCGGCCAGGTGCCGCAGATCTGCCTGCTGTTCGGGCCGGCGGCCGCGGGCGGCGCCTACATCCCGGCCTTCTGCGACATCACCATCATGGTCGACAAGAACGCCAGCATGTACCTGGGCAGCCCCCGCATGGCCGAGATGGTCATCGGCGAGAAGGTCTCCCTCGAGGAGATGGGCGGCGCCCGCATGCACTGCTCGGTCTCGGGCTGCGGCGACGTGCTCGTCACCACCGAGGAGGAGGCCATCCTCGCCCTCAAGCGCTACCTGGAGTTCTTCCCCCAGAACTTCACGGGCAAGGCCCCGGTCATCCCCGCCATCGAGCCCAAGCCCGGCAAGGACATCGAGGCGATCATCCCGGCCAACCAGAACCAGCCCTTCAACACGTTCGACCTGATCGACCGGGTGGTCGATGAAGGCTCGCTCTTCGAGATCAAGAAGCTCTTCGCCCCCGAGCTGATCACGGTCCTCGCCCGCATCGGCGGCCGCGCGGTCGGCATCCTCGCCAACCAGTCGCGCGTCAAGGGCGGCGTGCTCTTCACCGACACCGCCGACAAGGCCGCGCGCTTCATCTGGCTGTGCGACGCCTTCAACATCCCCCTGCTCTTCCTCTCGGACGTGCCCGGCTTCATGATCGGGTCCAAGGTCGAGCGCGAGGGCATCATCCGCCACGGCGCCAAGATGATCTCGGCGGTGTCGGACGCGACGGTGCCCAAGGTCTCGGTCATCATCCGCAAGGCCTATGGCGCGGGCCTCTACGCCATGTCGGGCCCGGCCTTCGAGCCGGACGTCTGCCTGGCCTTGCCCTCGGCCATGATCGCCGTCATGGGCCCCGAGGCCGCCATCAACGCGGTCTACGCCAACAAGATCGCCGAGCTGCCCGAGGAGGATCGCGCCGCCTTCGTCGCCGAGAAGCGCGAGGAGTACCAGCGCGACATCGACATCTACCGGCTGGCCTCGGAGATGGTGATCGACGGGATCGTCGAGCCCAACCTCCTGCGCGACGAGCTCATCAAGCGCTTCGCCGCCTACGAGTCCAAGGCCATCCCCCCGACCCCCAAGCGCCGCTCGGTGCTGCCGGTCTAG
- a CDS encoding enoyl-CoA hydratase, with protein sequence MEQVLLTERHGPVTVLKLNRPDKMNALSFPTLLMLREAIEALRFDPEVRVVIVTGSGEKAFSAGADLKERAGMTPVQVKEFIRTIRDTFTAIEDLGKPVIAVVNGLALGGGTELALACDIRLAADSAMLGLTETSLGIIPGAGGTQRLPRLVGKGKAKELIFTARRIPASEAKEIGLVEQVYPADRLMDEAMAMALKIAENGPIALEQAKYAVNAGSETDLKTGMLFESRAYDVIIPTKDRLEGLAAFREKRKPVYLGE encoded by the coding sequence ATGGAACAAGTCCTGCTCACCGAGCGCCACGGGCCGGTGACCGTCCTCAAGCTGAACCGTCCCGACAAGATGAACGCCCTGAGCTTCCCCACCCTCCTGATGCTCCGCGAGGCCATCGAGGCGCTGCGCTTCGATCCCGAGGTTCGGGTGGTCATCGTCACCGGCTCGGGGGAAAAGGCCTTCTCGGCCGGCGCCGACCTGAAGGAGCGCGCCGGCATGACCCCCGTCCAGGTCAAGGAGTTCATCCGGACCATCCGCGACACCTTCACCGCCATCGAGGACCTGGGCAAGCCCGTCATCGCGGTGGTGAACGGGCTGGCGCTCGGCGGCGGCACCGAGCTTGCGCTCGCCTGCGACATCCGCCTGGCGGCCGACTCGGCCATGCTGGGCCTCACCGAGACCAGCCTCGGCATCATCCCGGGGGCGGGCGGCACCCAGCGCCTGCCCCGCCTGGTGGGCAAGGGCAAGGCCAAGGAGCTGATCTTCACCGCCCGCCGGATCCCCGCCAGCGAGGCCAAGGAGATCGGGCTGGTCGAGCAGGTGTATCCGGCCGATCGCCTGATGGACGAGGCCATGGCCATGGCCCTTAAGATCGCCGAGAACGGCCCCATCGCCCTCGAGCAGGCCAAGTACGCCGTCAACGCGGGCAGCGAGACCGACCTCAAGACCGGCATGCTCTTCGAGAGCCGCGCCTACGACGTCATCATCCCCACCAAGGATCGCCTGGAGGGCCTCGCCGCCTTCCGCGAGAAGCGCAAGCCCGTCTACTTGGGCGAGTAA
- a CDS encoding hydroxymethylglutaryl-CoA lyase → MALPKRVNVVEVGPRDGLQNEKTPVATADKVRFIDCLSETGLGHIEVTSFVNPAWIPPLADAVEVASAIKRKPGVTYTGLVPNLKGYQRAMEAGMDAIALFMSATETHSAKNINKSVSEALGVLAEVASAARADGVAVRAYLSVVFGCPYEGKVDPEAVVRIVHQLLEMGVYQVSLGDTTGMGNPVQVRALLERLSRDVSLDRFALHFHDTRGTALANVMAGLDAGVTTFDASAGGLGGCPYAPGASGNLATDDLVYVLHEMGIETGIDLEKLLDCSAMMQRVLGKELPSRYLKSRLAACAV, encoded by the coding sequence ATGGCGTTGCCCAAGCGCGTGAACGTGGTCGAAGTGGGGCCCCGCGACGGTCTTCAGAACGAGAAGACCCCGGTGGCCACCGCCGACAAGGTTCGCTTCATCGATTGCCTCTCGGAGACGGGGCTGGGCCACATCGAGGTGACGAGCTTCGTCAACCCGGCGTGGATCCCGCCTTTGGCCGACGCCGTCGAGGTCGCCTCTGCGATCAAGCGTAAGCCGGGGGTCACCTACACCGGCCTGGTCCCCAACCTCAAGGGCTACCAGCGGGCCATGGAGGCCGGCATGGACGCGATCGCGCTGTTCATGTCGGCCACCGAGACCCACAGCGCCAAGAACATCAACAAGAGCGTCTCGGAGGCCCTGGGCGTCCTCGCCGAGGTGGCCTCGGCCGCTCGAGCGGACGGCGTGGCCGTGCGCGCCTACCTGTCGGTGGTCTTCGGCTGCCCCTACGAGGGCAAGGTCGACCCCGAGGCGGTGGTGCGCATCGTGCACCAGCTGCTCGAGATGGGCGTCTACCAGGTGAGCCTCGGCGACACCACGGGCATGGGCAACCCCGTCCAGGTCCGCGCCCTCTTGGAGCGCCTGTCGCGCGACGTCTCGCTCGATCGCTTCGCCCTGCACTTCCACGACACCCGCGGCACGGCCCTCGCCAACGTCATGGCGGGGCTCGACGCGGGCGTCACCACCTTCGACGCCTCGGCGGGCGGTCTCGGCGGCTGCCCCTACGCGCCGGGCGCCTCGGGCAACCTCGCCACCGACGATCTCGTCTACGTCCTTCACGAGATGGGGATCGAGACCGGCATCGACCTGGAAAAGCTCCTCGACTGCTCGGCCATGATGCAGCGGGTGCTCGGCAAGGAGCTGCCCAGCCGCTACCTCAAGAGCCGCCTGGCCGCCTGCGCGGTCTAG
- a CDS encoding biotin/lipoyl-containing protein, which translates to MPNVNSTMAGTIIEILVAPGDAVQAGQDVATLESMKMQMYLQAETAGTVKEIKVGTGDFVNEGDVVLALE; encoded by the coding sequence ATGCCCAACGTCAACAGCACCATGGCCGGCACCATCATCGAGATCCTCGTCGCCCCCGGCGATGCGGTCCAGGCCGGCCAGGACGTGGCCACCCTCGAGTCCATGAAGATGCAGATGTATCTTCAGGCGGAGACCGCCGGCACGGTCAAGGAGATCAAGGTCGGCACCGGCGACTTCGTCAACGAAGGCGACGTGGTCCTCGCGCTCGAGTAG
- a CDS encoding acetyl-CoA carboxylase biotin carboxylase subunit — protein sequence MFSKILIANRGEIACRVIRACQALGIRTVAVHSEADANALHVKLADEAVAIGPAPVVQSYLKMDAVIEAARQTGADAIHPGYGLLSENAAFAAACAEAGIAFIGPRPEVIAKMGVKTEARVIMKQAGVPVVPGSDGAVADVAEAQALASLFGYPVMLKAAGGGGGIGMQLCHDDAELEKAYKLCAARAKAYFGNGDLYVEKYVVEPRHIEIQVLADHHGHVVHLNERECSIQRRHQKVLEEAPSPVIDAGLRAMMGEVAIKAAEAIGYTNAGTLEFLVDKDRNFYFLEMNTRLQVEHPVTELTTGIDLVQWQIRIAAGEALTLKQEDLAPRGHAVEARLYAEDPKTFMPSPGTLSALEWPEGIRIDAWVEPGTVVSPHYDPMLAKLIAYGEDRAEAIAKLKAAIGALKVEGIKTNAAMIDAVLSHPKFKAGTFTTDFVSTELMASV from the coding sequence ATGTTTTCCAAGATCCTCATCGCCAACCGCGGCGAGATCGCCTGCCGCGTCATCCGCGCCTGCCAGGCCCTCGGCATCCGCACTGTCGCCGTCCACTCCGAGGCCGACGCCAACGCCCTCCACGTCAAGCTGGCCGACGAGGCCGTCGCGATTGGCCCGGCGCCCGTGGTCCAGAGCTACCTCAAGATGGACGCGGTCATCGAGGCCGCCAGGCAGACGGGCGCCGACGCCATCCACCCCGGCTACGGCCTGCTCTCCGAGAACGCCGCCTTCGCCGCGGCCTGCGCCGAGGCGGGGATCGCCTTCATCGGCCCTCGGCCCGAGGTCATCGCCAAGATGGGCGTCAAGACCGAGGCCCGCGTCATCATGAAGCAAGCGGGCGTACCCGTGGTGCCAGGCTCCGACGGCGCCGTGGCCGACGTCGCCGAGGCCCAGGCACTCGCCAGCCTCTTCGGCTACCCGGTGATGCTCAAGGCGGCTGGCGGCGGCGGCGGCATCGGCATGCAGCTCTGCCACGACGACGCCGAGCTCGAGAAGGCCTACAAGCTGTGCGCGGCGCGCGCCAAGGCCTACTTCGGCAACGGCGATCTCTACGTCGAGAAGTACGTCGTCGAGCCCCGCCACATCGAGATCCAGGTCCTGGCCGACCACCACGGCCACGTGGTCCACCTCAACGAGCGCGAGTGCTCCATTCAGCGCCGCCACCAGAAGGTCCTCGAGGAGGCCCCCTCGCCCGTCATCGACGCGGGCCTGCGCGCCATGATGGGCGAGGTCGCGATCAAGGCCGCCGAGGCGATCGGCTACACCAACGCCGGGACCCTCGAGTTCCTGGTGGACAAGGACCGCAACTTCTACTTCCTCGAGATGAACACCCGCCTCCAGGTCGAGCACCCGGTCACCGAGCTGACCACCGGCATCGACCTGGTCCAGTGGCAGATCCGGATCGCCGCGGGCGAGGCGCTCACCCTCAAGCAGGAGGACCTCGCGCCCAGGGGCCACGCCGTAGAGGCGCGCCTCTACGCCGAGGACCCCAAGACCTTCATGCCGAGCCCCGGCACCCTCAGCGCGCTCGAGTGGCCCGAGGGGATCCGGATCGACGCCTGGGTCGAGCCCGGCACGGTGGTCAGCCCCCACTACGACCCCATGCTCGCCAAGCTGATCGCTTACGGCGAGGACCGCGCCGAGGCGATCGCCAAGCTCAAGGCCGCCATCGGTGCGCTCAAGGTCGAGGGCATCAAGACCAACGCGGCCATGATCGACGCGGTGCTCTCGCACCCCAAGTTCAAGGCCGGCACCTTCACGACCGACTTCGTCTCGACCGAGCTGATGGCCTCGGTCTAA